DNA sequence from the Pedobacter sp. W3I1 genome:
AGCGTCTAAAAACTCAGGTGTTTCCTTAAAATTTAATAAGCGTTGCAGCATAGCCGCCACTTGCTCTTTCGTGGCATTACCGCTGCCTGTAATCGATTGTTTGATCTTACGTGGAGAATATTCGGTAACCGAGATATTTCTGGAGAGCGCGGCTGCGATGGCAATGCCCTGTGCGCGACCCAGTTTCAACAATACTTGAATATTTTTACCATAAAACGGTGCTTCGATGGCCAGAACATCAGGCTTATACTGATCGATCAAAATCACTGTTTTTTCGAAAATCCGCTGAAGCTTAAGAAAAGGATCGTCTAAATGGGTCATTTTCACTACCCCTAAACTGATCAGTTCTGTATTATTTCCCTTCTCTAAAATTACGCCATAACCCATCACCGCCGTTCCTGGATCAATGCCCATAATAACCCGTTCCTTTTTTTCGTTCAACATTACAGCAATATTAAGCATATTTGCAAACTAAAAAGATAATCTTGACAGGCAAGAACAAAAAAATATTATCATTCATCATCAAAGCTGCAATTGTAATATTTGCTTTTTGGTTTATTTACCATAAGCTTGTTGCGAATAAAAATCTTCACGATTTCAGTACATTATTACAGGATATTCCTCAAACAGAAATTATTACCATCATCGGTATTGTGGTGTTATTAATGTTTGTGAATTGGTTTTTGGA
Encoded proteins:
- the ruvC gene encoding crossover junction endodeoxyribonuclease RuvC, producing MLNEKKERVIMGIDPGTAVMGYGVILEKGNNTELISLGVVKMTHLDDPFLKLQRIFEKTVILIDQYKPDVLAIEAPFYGKNIQVLLKLGRAQGIAIAAALSRNISVTEYSPRKIKQSITGSGNATKEQVAAMLQRLLNFKETPEFLDATDGLAVAVCHSFQKIATGGKSKTYSGWESFVSDNKTKVKGLAVKAKK